In Myxococcus virescens, a single window of DNA contains:
- a CDS encoding hybrid non-ribosomal peptide synthetase/type I polyketide synthase codes for MSENNGSAGSDIAIIGIASRFPGSADARAFWRNLREGVESISRVPVEALEPSPLMPEAVRHHPDFVPVAAELEGGDRFDAAFFGMAPREAEWMDPQQRVFLECAWTALEDAALDPERFAGKISLYAGASASLHSLAMLGQGNLDPASFYELMSTSAENLATRASFKLGLRGESLSLYTACSTGLVAVHMACQSLLMRQSDVALAGAVRLAMPQRSGYLFQEGMILSPDGHCRAFDARAAGTVPGNGVAVVVLKPLEDARRDGDRVYAVIRGSSINNDGGLKVGYTAPSVEGQADVIGEALAFAGLDAGDIGYVEAHGTGTPLGDPIEVAALTRAYRRHTDRKGYCALGSVKPNVGHLDTAAGLAGLIKATLALAHEELPPTLHFERPNPAIDFANSPFFVVDRLRPWPRGPVPRRAGVSSFGIGGTNAHAVLEEAPLPEPAPPSVRPTQVVTLSGRSAEALAAAVRDLAAWLEAAPTDVALEDVAFTRNVGRRAFEHRRAFVAKDRAELLAKLRGPGKPQVVENVVAAREQGVAFLFPGQGAQTVGMGRALHAAEPVYREALEACLEGLGARLGAAVRDVLFPSPGAEVAAEQTLADPGIALPALFAVEYALARQWEAWGVRPRALLGHSFGEYVAACLAEVLPLEDALALVSARGRLMARMPPGSMTAVACAEEEVRPLLTGALSLAAVNGPDRCVVSGPSGDVEALERELSARGVGVLRLPARHAFHSAAVEPVMEELRRVVAGLRLSAPQRPYISSVTGTWIRPEEATDPDYWLRQMRAPVRFGDGLETLKADGCDVFLEVGPDQALTALARLGLRGHRGRAVASLPRAGSALDAHAALMEALGTVWAQGLAIDWQRVYAHESRQKVALPTYPFQRQTFRTPLPTSVVARAEAPTVVAERPAEAGSAPHLEAPAEQAGAHTDVERKVLAIWRERLGRTDFGIHDDFLELGGNSLMAAQLLTRLREAFPVSLPLSDVFDAPTVAGISARIQARLGTPGTAPTDPVLPPLVSISRGGALPLSVVQERICALEQALPGNPALNMYVVLRLHGALDVALLERGLEAVAQRHEALRTSYPRGEGAPSVRIAPELKLPLSAEPLDPAAWQPRVHDEVARPFDLEHGPVVRARLWRLAPEEHLLAVTVHHVVCDTWSLVVLAKELGDHYTAFMQGRPVALSTLPVQYVDYAAWQQQALKNGAFASQVAAWRGRLAAFPRPLELPVDRPKGEGPALRGQCLRVGFSRALSASVQAFAQREGVTPFMVLLASWKALLSRWTGRDDVVVGTPIGNRSRPELEPLIGYVAHSVPLRTDLSGDPPFKELVARVREVMMEAYAHPDVPYESLVREVEPAKDTGRGRVFDSMFVLHSRFNLNLELPGLRMSLAELENGPPEFGTVLSDLSVGLGDHEHGFSGTVDYAEERFERDTVERMVAHWTALLEAAVAEPGLALSALPLEHARASQALASEPEASASAVTPIAALLRARAMTDASQVAMTAPDGRGVTWGELQGAVGRLAAVLSDRGAGPEALVAVCLEPSVERVVAQWAVQETGATYVLLSVPRLMELPDLAPPGAPPPLLLTHAKVRTGVSLDAARVLHVETVLAHAGDSARGTPVAPLRASDSERVCLEPWTGPRGEQLWAIHTHRTVAGLFGRLDADVTTAEGVWLAAEEPQAAGAGLEVLWALTRGLRVVLPAERARFTQVGAGAEPARRRLDFSLSFFANDEDSLGGRKYRLLLDAAKFADANGFSAVWTPERHFHAFGGLYPRPAVVGAGVATVTQRLGIRAGSVVLPLHDPILVAEEWAVLDNLSDGRVGVSFASGWHANDFVFAPDRYARRKEVMHRGIEEVRTLWRGGTVRRRNGAGAEVSLSLRPRPVQQTLPIWLTAAGNPETFRLAGELGAYVLTNLMGQHLEDLEGKVALYRDAWRQHGHAGRGHVSLMLHAYLGDDPAEVRRRARQPLLDYFRSSVDIAAGFMAGMGLGMDPHSLTPADMDALLAHGVERYVESGGLFGTPDSCGPMVERVQRLDVDEIACLVDFGVEVEATLEGLRHLDALRGRHALEPGLAVPMPSLREGPGAAEALLALVRETGITHLHCTAALARSMLALPDATEALRPIRHVWIEGASEEAAASLAHAMPWRVAHRQPDLGLGAWGLAAVPGDASRWDVVDGRGQPVPVGVIGELVVKGAGVPRGLWNAPDPTSVRILAGSTDAARRMATGRRARRKRDGSLELLPALPVPEGRPTPPKAMEAREGVAKKPEAPAPITRVPRGRPLPLSFAQQRLWYLDRLEPGNAAYNNAVAFTVSGALDAAALERALNAVVRRHEALRTTFSMEGIEAVQTLAPSLELSISLEAAEGASAADVARWTREEARRPFDLERGPLLRATLLRLGSTEHVLLITLHHIISDGWSAGVMVHELARLYEAELTGQPAALPALPVQYADYALWQLEQMRGSALKAEQAWWRDVLADVPVLQLPVDRPRPPLQTHEGEQLPFAVPKSLTDALVAVGRKEGATPFMVLMAAWQVLLHAYTGQDDFAVGTPVAGRDRPEVEPLIGCFINSMALRADLSGDPSFAEVLGRVRRTALDAFAHQEVPFEKLLEVLHAPRDLSHTPVFQTMVILHNTPPAALSLVGLQLRSRPVHAGATKLDLALEVTETPEGLRGSIEYNTGLFEAETIARLSGSLMRLLEVAASSPEVRLSQLDLLDRADRNRLLEEWNPAPTVGHLPADTLPSRFLAQVSRTPDRVAVEDGVRTLTYREVEVLSGRLARHLVSRGVKRGDIVALAVSQPAEVVAGLMGVTRAGAAVVVLDVDHPAERLAGILADTRAQALVASESCRARVPSREGLTVIPLDSLPEASEDVRGLPEGTDAACVVYTSGSTGRPRGVVLEHRHLVAATQARADVYGEPGVVMSLTPFTFDASLAGLLWSLFGGGTLRYPDAEEHGDPRRLAERIARSHVTHLVSVPSLYGQILAAAPVGGLRGLRAVSVGGEPCPVELTRAHHEALPAVSLFNEYGPTEATIWSTVHRVRVDEEGRVPIGRAVPGARVYLLDAHRRLVPRGAPGELYVGGAGVARGYLGQPGLTSERFVADPFDGRLGARMYRTGDVARWRADGTLEFIGRVDHQVKVRGFRIEPGEVEAALLAHPAVKEAVVVAREDGKGPKRLVAYGVLATEGPGEKPDAQALKEWVRSRLPPYMVPSAFVAMDALPRTRHGKVDRRALPTPDPASAAAPAAPHSEVEATLVSLWREVLSVERVGIHDDFFELGGDSILGLQIVTRARAQGIELSPKQLFQNPTVARLASVAGTRLAVQAEQGPVVGPVALTPIQHWFFNLGLEAPHHWNMSLLLEARASLDAALLERALAHLLAHHDALRLGFAGGEDGWHQAICEPGARVTVARVDLSAVPEVERPSALSRHAEAAQRALRLEGPLVQAVLLEWGAGHATRLMLAVHHLVVDAVSWRILLEDLATAYTRLAAGDAVVLPPKTTSFQAWARGLEALARSQALTAERAWWLERPWREAHRLPVDFTGGLNTEATASTVQVTLEPEQTRTLLQDVPKAWHTQPQEPLLTALAQALTAWAGGAVALVDVEGHGREEVLPGVDVSRTVGWFTRVFPALLDLRGTTGPGEALRAVKEGLRAVPSRGMGWGLLRYVARDAALAALPLAEVGFNHLGQLDGVVGEGAPFVLAPEAAALRQRAPSARRPYLLDVTGMVRDGRLVVLWTFSEAVHRRETVTRVAEDFLARLQALVHASRAPDAGGHSPSDFPLAKVKQAQLDKLSARFGKKTR; via the coding sequence ATGAGCGAGAACAACGGCAGCGCGGGTAGCGACATCGCCATCATCGGCATCGCCAGCCGCTTCCCCGGGAGCGCGGACGCACGGGCCTTCTGGCGCAACCTCCGCGAAGGCGTGGAGTCCATTTCCCGCGTGCCCGTCGAGGCGCTGGAGCCTTCTCCGCTGATGCCCGAGGCGGTGCGCCATCATCCGGACTTCGTGCCGGTGGCGGCGGAGCTGGAAGGCGGCGACCGCTTCGACGCGGCCTTCTTCGGCATGGCCCCGCGCGAGGCGGAGTGGATGGATCCGCAGCAGCGCGTGTTCCTGGAGTGTGCCTGGACGGCGCTGGAGGACGCGGCGCTCGACCCGGAGCGCTTCGCGGGAAAAATCTCGCTCTACGCGGGCGCGAGCGCATCCCTGCACAGCCTGGCGATGTTGGGGCAGGGGAATCTGGACCCGGCCTCGTTCTACGAGCTGATGAGCACCTCCGCGGAGAACCTGGCGACGCGGGCGTCCTTCAAGCTGGGCCTGCGGGGCGAAAGCCTGTCGCTCTACACCGCCTGCTCCACGGGGCTGGTGGCCGTCCACATGGCCTGCCAGAGCCTGCTGATGCGCCAGTCGGACGTGGCGTTGGCGGGCGCGGTGCGCCTGGCGATGCCGCAGCGCTCGGGCTACCTGTTCCAGGAGGGGATGATCCTGTCGCCGGACGGGCACTGCCGCGCGTTCGACGCGCGCGCGGCGGGAACAGTGCCGGGCAACGGCGTGGCGGTGGTGGTGCTCAAGCCGTTGGAGGACGCGCGCAGGGACGGTGATCGCGTGTACGCGGTCATCCGCGGCTCCTCCATCAACAACGACGGCGGCCTCAAGGTCGGCTACACGGCGCCCAGCGTGGAGGGGCAGGCGGACGTCATCGGCGAGGCGCTGGCCTTCGCGGGCCTGGACGCGGGCGACATCGGCTACGTGGAGGCGCACGGCACGGGCACTCCGTTGGGAGACCCCATCGAGGTCGCGGCGCTCACGCGGGCGTACCGTCGGCACACGGACCGGAAGGGGTACTGCGCGCTGGGGTCGGTGAAGCCGAACGTCGGCCACCTGGACACGGCCGCCGGTCTGGCGGGACTCATCAAGGCCACGCTGGCCCTGGCGCATGAGGAGCTGCCACCCACGCTCCATTTCGAGCGGCCGAATCCCGCCATCGACTTCGCGAACAGCCCGTTCTTCGTCGTCGACCGCCTGCGGCCCTGGCCCCGGGGCCCGGTGCCTCGCCGCGCGGGCGTCAGCTCGTTCGGAATTGGAGGGACGAACGCGCACGCGGTGCTGGAGGAGGCGCCGCTTCCGGAGCCTGCCCCACCGAGTGTCCGGCCCACCCAGGTGGTGACGCTGTCGGGCCGCTCCGCGGAGGCCCTGGCCGCCGCGGTGCGGGACCTGGCCGCCTGGCTGGAGGCCGCGCCGACCGACGTGGCGCTGGAGGATGTGGCCTTCACACGCAACGTGGGCCGCCGTGCCTTCGAGCACCGGCGGGCCTTCGTGGCGAAGGACCGCGCGGAGCTGCTGGCGAAGCTGCGCGGCCCCGGGAAGCCCCAGGTCGTGGAGAACGTCGTGGCGGCGCGCGAGCAGGGCGTGGCCTTCCTGTTCCCGGGCCAGGGCGCGCAGACGGTGGGCATGGGACGCGCGCTTCACGCAGCGGAGCCCGTCTACCGTGAGGCCCTGGAGGCCTGCCTGGAGGGGCTGGGGGCCCGGTTGGGGGCGGCGGTGCGTGACGTGCTGTTTCCCTCGCCTGGAGCCGAGGTTGCCGCGGAGCAGACGTTGGCCGACCCGGGCATCGCGTTGCCCGCCTTGTTCGCCGTGGAGTACGCGCTGGCGCGTCAATGGGAAGCCTGGGGTGTGCGCCCGCGCGCGCTGCTGGGGCACAGCTTTGGCGAATACGTGGCGGCCTGCCTCGCGGAGGTGCTGCCGCTGGAGGATGCGCTGGCGCTGGTGTCGGCGCGAGGCCGTCTGATGGCGCGGATGCCGCCCGGAAGCATGACGGCGGTGGCTTGCGCGGAAGAGGAGGTGCGTCCGCTGCTGACGGGGGCATTGTCGCTGGCCGCCGTGAATGGGCCGGACCGGTGCGTGGTGTCCGGGCCCTCGGGGGACGTGGAGGCGTTGGAGCGCGAGCTGAGCGCGCGGGGCGTGGGCGTGCTGCGGCTGCCCGCGCGGCATGCGTTCCACTCGGCGGCGGTGGAGCCGGTGATGGAGGAGCTGCGGCGCGTGGTCGCGGGCCTGCGCCTGTCCGCGCCCCAGCGTCCGTACATCTCCAGTGTCACCGGGACGTGGATTCGCCCGGAGGAGGCGACGGACCCGGATTACTGGCTGCGCCAGATGCGGGCACCGGTGCGCTTCGGGGACGGGCTGGAGACGCTGAAGGCGGACGGGTGCGACGTCTTCCTCGAAGTCGGACCGGACCAGGCGCTGACCGCCCTGGCGAGGCTGGGGCTGCGAGGGCACCGAGGACGCGCCGTGGCCTCGCTGCCCCGGGCGGGCTCGGCCCTGGATGCACACGCCGCGTTGATGGAGGCGCTCGGAACGGTCTGGGCGCAGGGGCTCGCCATTGACTGGCAGCGCGTCTACGCGCACGAGTCACGCCAGAAGGTGGCGCTGCCCACCTATCCCTTCCAGCGACAGACCTTCCGGACCCCGCTGCCCACCTCGGTGGTGGCCCGGGCGGAGGCGCCCACGGTGGTGGCGGAGCGCCCCGCGGAAGCCGGAAGCGCGCCCCACCTGGAGGCGCCAGCGGAACAGGCCGGGGCCCACACGGATGTGGAGCGCAAGGTGTTGGCCATCTGGCGCGAGCGGCTGGGCCGGACCGACTTCGGCATCCACGACGACTTCCTGGAGCTGGGTGGCAACTCGCTGATGGCGGCGCAGTTGTTGACCCGCCTGCGGGAGGCATTCCCTGTCTCACTCCCCTTGAGCGATGTCTTCGATGCGCCCACGGTGGCGGGCATTTCGGCCCGCATCCAGGCGCGGCTGGGCACGCCCGGGACGGCGCCCACGGACCCGGTCCTGCCGCCACTGGTCAGCATCTCGCGTGGCGGAGCGTTGCCGCTGTCCGTGGTGCAGGAGCGCATCTGCGCGCTGGAGCAGGCCCTCCCCGGCAACCCGGCCCTGAACATGTATGTGGTGTTGCGGCTGCATGGCGCGCTGGACGTGGCGCTGCTGGAGCGGGGACTGGAGGCGGTGGCACAGCGTCACGAGGCGCTGCGCACGTCCTATCCGCGTGGAGAAGGCGCTCCGAGCGTCCGCATCGCCCCGGAGCTGAAGTTGCCGCTCTCCGCCGAACCGCTGGACCCCGCGGCGTGGCAGCCGCGCGTGCACGACGAGGTGGCCCGGCCGTTCGACCTGGAGCACGGGCCAGTCGTCCGAGCCCGGCTCTGGCGGCTGGCGCCGGAGGAGCATCTGCTGGCGGTCACCGTGCACCACGTGGTGTGTGACACCTGGTCGCTGGTGGTGCTCGCGAAGGAGCTGGGCGACCACTACACCGCCTTCATGCAAGGGCGGCCGGTGGCGCTGTCCACCTTGCCCGTGCAGTACGTGGACTACGCGGCCTGGCAGCAGCAGGCGCTGAAGAACGGCGCGTTTGCTTCCCAGGTCGCGGCCTGGCGAGGCCGTCTGGCGGCGTTCCCGCGTCCGCTCGAGCTGCCGGTGGACCGACCGAAGGGGGAGGGGCCCGCGCTTCGTGGCCAGTGCTTGCGCGTGGGCTTCTCGCGCGCGCTTTCGGCCTCGGTCCAGGCGTTCGCGCAGCGAGAGGGTGTCACGCCGTTCATGGTGCTGTTGGCCTCCTGGAAGGCGCTGCTGTCGCGCTGGACGGGCCGGGATGACGTCGTGGTGGGGACGCCCATTGGCAACCGGAGCCGGCCGGAGCTGGAGCCGTTGATCGGCTACGTGGCGCACTCCGTCCCGTTGCGGACGGACCTGTCCGGGGACCCACCCTTCAAGGAGCTGGTGGCGCGCGTGCGCGAGGTGATGATGGAGGCCTACGCGCACCCCGACGTGCCATATGAGTCGCTGGTGCGGGAAGTCGAGCCCGCGAAGGACACCGGCCGCGGCCGGGTCTTCGACTCGATGTTCGTGCTGCACAGCCGGTTCAATCTGAACCTGGAGCTGCCGGGTCTGCGCATGAGCCTGGCGGAGCTCGAGAACGGTCCACCCGAGTTCGGCACCGTCCTGTCGGACCTGTCCGTGGGCCTGGGGGATCACGAGCACGGCTTCTCCGGTACCGTCGATTACGCGGAGGAGCGCTTCGAGCGGGACACCGTGGAGCGGATGGTGGCGCATTGGACCGCGCTGCTCGAAGCGGCGGTGGCGGAGCCCGGCCTGGCCCTCTCCGCGCTGCCGCTGGAGCACGCACGGGCCAGTCAGGCGCTGGCCTCGGAGCCCGAGGCATCCGCATCGGCGGTGACGCCAATCGCGGCGCTGCTTCGGGCTCGCGCCATGACGGACGCGTCCCAGGTAGCGATGACGGCGCCGGACGGGCGGGGCGTGACGTGGGGCGAGTTGCAAGGGGCCGTGGGGCGTCTGGCCGCCGTGCTGTCGGACCGCGGCGCAGGGCCCGAGGCGCTGGTGGCAGTGTGCCTGGAGCCGTCGGTGGAGCGCGTGGTCGCGCAGTGGGCGGTCCAGGAGACGGGCGCGACCTACGTCCTGCTTTCCGTGCCTCGGTTGATGGAGCTGCCGGACCTCGCGCCTCCAGGCGCGCCGCCTCCGCTGCTGTTGACCCACGCGAAGGTCCGCACGGGCGTATCCCTGGATGCCGCGCGCGTCCTCCATGTGGAGACGGTGCTCGCGCACGCAGGAGATTCAGCCCGAGGCACCCCAGTGGCGCCGCTGCGGGCTTCTGACTCGGAGCGGGTCTGCCTCGAGCCGTGGACAGGGCCTCGGGGCGAGCAGCTCTGGGCCATCCACACACACCGCACCGTGGCGGGGCTGTTCGGCCGCCTGGACGCGGATGTGACCACGGCGGAAGGTGTCTGGCTCGCGGCGGAGGAGCCGCAGGCTGCCGGCGCCGGGCTGGAGGTCCTCTGGGCCCTGACTCGCGGGCTGCGGGTGGTGTTGCCAGCGGAGCGCGCGCGCTTCACGCAGGTGGGGGCCGGCGCGGAGCCTGCTCGACGGCGCCTGGACTTCAGCCTGTCGTTCTTCGCCAACGACGAGGACTCGCTGGGCGGTCGTAAATACCGCCTGCTGCTGGACGCCGCGAAGTTCGCGGATGCGAATGGCTTCTCCGCGGTGTGGACGCCGGAGCGGCATTTCCATGCGTTCGGCGGCCTGTACCCGAGGCCGGCGGTGGTGGGCGCGGGGGTGGCCACGGTGACGCAGCGCCTGGGCATCCGCGCGGGAAGCGTGGTGCTGCCGTTGCACGACCCCATCCTCGTCGCGGAGGAGTGGGCCGTGCTGGACAACCTGTCCGATGGCCGCGTGGGCGTGTCCTTCGCTTCGGGCTGGCACGCGAATGACTTCGTGTTCGCGCCGGACCGGTACGCGCGCCGGAAGGAGGTCATGCACCGAGGCATCGAGGAGGTGCGCACCCTGTGGCGAGGCGGGACGGTGCGCCGGCGCAACGGCGCGGGCGCGGAAGTGTCGCTCTCACTGCGGCCACGCCCGGTGCAGCAGACGCTGCCCATCTGGCTCACCGCTGCCGGAAACCCGGAGACCTTCCGGCTGGCGGGCGAGCTGGGGGCCTACGTGCTCACCAACCTGATGGGCCAGCACCTGGAGGACCTGGAGGGGAAGGTGGCGCTGTACCGCGACGCCTGGCGGCAACATGGCCATGCGGGACGGGGACACGTGAGCTTGATGCTGCATGCGTATCTCGGTGACGACCCGGCCGAGGTCCGGCGTCGGGCACGACAGCCGCTGCTCGACTACTTCCGCAGCTCCGTGGACATCGCCGCGGGCTTCATGGCCGGCATGGGGCTCGGCATGGACCCCCATTCGCTGACGCCCGCGGACATGGATGCGCTGCTGGCGCATGGCGTGGAGCGGTACGTGGAGAGTGGCGGCCTCTTCGGTACGCCGGACTCCTGTGGGCCCATGGTGGAGCGTGTCCAGCGGCTCGACGTGGATGAAATCGCCTGCCTGGTGGACTTCGGGGTGGAGGTAGAGGCGACCCTGGAGGGGTTGCGGCACCTCGACGCCTTGCGCGGTCGTCATGCCCTGGAGCCCGGACTCGCGGTCCCGATGCCGTCGCTGCGGGAAGGCCCGGGGGCGGCGGAGGCCCTGCTGGCGCTCGTGCGCGAGACGGGCATTACGCACCTGCACTGCACCGCGGCGCTGGCGCGCTCGATGCTGGCGCTCCCCGACGCGACGGAGGCGCTCCGGCCCATCCGCCACGTCTGGATCGAAGGCGCGTCCGAAGAAGCGGCGGCATCCCTGGCGCACGCCATGCCCTGGCGTGTCGCGCACCGGCAGCCGGACCTGGGCCTGGGGGCCTGGGGGCTCGCCGCCGTGCCGGGAGATGCCTCGCGCTGGGATGTCGTGGATGGGCGCGGTCAGCCCGTGCCGGTGGGCGTCATCGGTGAGCTGGTGGTGAAGGGCGCGGGCGTGCCTCGCGGGCTCTGGAACGCGCCGGACCCCACGTCCGTGCGCATCCTCGCTGGAAGCACGGATGCCGCGAGGCGGATGGCCACGGGCCGGCGTGCGCGGCGCAAGCGGGATGGCTCGCTGGAGCTGTTGCCCGCGCTGCCTGTCCCGGAGGGCAGGCCGACACCCCCGAAGGCGATGGAGGCTCGGGAAGGCGTGGCGAAGAAGCCCGAGGCGCCCGCGCCCATCACCCGGGTCCCTCGGGGACGTCCGCTGCCGCTGTCGTTCGCGCAGCAGCGGCTCTGGTATCTGGACCGGCTGGAGCCGGGCAACGCCGCCTACAACAACGCCGTCGCGTTCACCGTGAGCGGCGCTCTGGATGCCGCGGCGCTGGAGCGAGCGTTGAACGCGGTGGTGCGCCGGCATGAGGCCCTGCGGACCACGTTTTCCATGGAGGGCATCGAGGCGGTGCAGACCCTCGCGCCGTCGCTGGAGCTCTCCATCTCCCTGGAGGCGGCGGAGGGCGCCAGTGCAGCGGACGTCGCCCGCTGGACACGTGAAGAGGCGCGCCGTCCCTTCGACCTGGAGCGGGGGCCGCTGCTCCGCGCGACCTTGCTGCGGTTGGGAAGCACCGAGCACGTCCTGCTCATCACGCTGCACCACATCATCTCGGACGGCTGGTCCGCGGGCGTGATGGTGCACGAGTTGGCTCGGCTGTACGAGGCCGAGCTGACGGGCCAGCCTGCCGCCTTGCCCGCCCTGCCGGTGCAGTACGCGGACTACGCGCTCTGGCAGTTGGAGCAGATGCGGGGCTCCGCCCTGAAGGCCGAACAGGCGTGGTGGCGCGACGTGCTGGCGGATGTCCCCGTGCTCCAACTGCCCGTGGACCGTCCGCGTCCTCCGTTGCAGACGCACGAGGGCGAGCAACTGCCCTTCGCCGTTCCGAAGTCCCTCACCGACGCCTTGGTGGCGGTGGGGCGGAAGGAGGGCGCCACCCCCTTCATGGTGCTGATGGCCGCGTGGCAGGTCCTGCTGCATGCGTACACCGGGCAAGACGACTTCGCGGTGGGCACGCCGGTGGCGGGCCGCGACCGGCCCGAAGTCGAACCGCTGATTGGCTGCTTCATCAACTCCATGGCCCTGCGCGCCGACCTGTCCGGCGACCCCTCGTTCGCGGAGGTCCTGGGGCGGGTGCGAAGAACGGCGCTGGACGCGTTCGCGCACCAGGAGGTGCCCTTCGAGAAGCTGCTGGAGGTGCTGCACGCGCCGCGCGACCTCAGCCACACGCCCGTCTTCCAGACGATGGTGATTCTGCACAACACGCCCCCCGCGGCGTTGTCGCTCGTCGGGCTCCAGCTCCGCAGCCGTCCCGTGCATGCGGGTGCGACCAAGCTGGACCTCGCGCTGGAAGTCACCGAGACGCCCGAGGGGCTGCGAGGCAGCATCGAGTACAACACCGGGCTCTTCGAGGCGGAGACCATCGCCCGGCTGTCAGGCTCGCTCATGCGCTTGCTGGAGGTCGCCGCGAGCAGCCCGGAAGTCCGGCTGTCCCAGCTCGACCTGCTGGACCGCGCGGATCGAAACCGGTTGCTCGAGGAGTGGAATCCCGCGCCCACGGTAGGGCACCTCCCAGCGGACACGTTGCCTTCGCGGTTCCTGGCCCAGGTGTCACGGACGCCGGACCGGGTGGCGGTGGAGGATGGCGTCCGGACACTCACGTATCGCGAGGTGGAGGTGCTGTCGGGACGACTGGCCCGACACCTCGTGTCGCGAGGCGTGAAGCGAGGTGACATCGTCGCGCTCGCGGTATCGCAGCCGGCGGAGGTCGTCGCGGGGCTGATGGGCGTGACCCGTGCGGGGGCGGCCGTGGTGGTGCTCGACGTGGACCATCCGGCGGAGCGTCTGGCTGGCATCCTCGCGGACACACGGGCCCAGGCGCTGGTCGCCTCCGAGTCGTGCCGTGCCCGGGTTCCCTCGCGCGAGGGGCTGACGGTCATCCCCCTGGATTCCCTGCCCGAGGCGTCCGAGGACGTGCGCGGCCTTCCGGAGGGGACGGATGCGGCGTGTGTCGTCTACACCTCCGGCTCCACCGGTCGGCCGCGTGGCGTGGTGCTGGAGCACCGGCACCTGGTGGCCGCGACCCAGGCCCGCGCCGACGTGTACGGCGAGCCGGGCGTGGTGATGTCCCTGACACCTTTCACCTTCGACGCCTCGCTGGCGGGACTGCTGTGGTCCTTGTTCGGAGGCGGCACGCTGCGCTACCCGGACGCCGAGGAACATGGGGACCCGCGCCGGCTCGCCGAGCGGATCGCGCGCTCTCACGTCACGCACCTCGTCTCCGTGCCCTCGCTCTATGGGCAGATATTGGCGGCGGCGCCGGTGGGAGGGCTGAGGGGCCTGCGCGCGGTGAGCGTGGGAGGCGAGCCGTGTCCCGTGGAGTTGACGCGGGCCCATCATGAGGCGTTGCCCGCGGTGTCCCTGTTCAACGAGTACGGCCCCACGGAAGCCACCATCTGGAGCACGGTGCACCGGGTGCGTGTGGACGAAGAGGGGCGCGTGCCCATCGGACGCGCGGTGCCTGGGGCCCGCGTGTACCTGTTGGACGCGCACCGCAGGCTGGTGCCGCGGGGCGCACCGGGTGAGCTGTACGTGGGCGGCGCGGGCGTGGCGCGAGGCTACCTGGGCCAGCCTGGGCTCACGTCCGAGCGCTTCGTGGCGGACCCCTTCGACGGCCGCTTGGGCGCGCGCATGTACCGCACGGGCGATGTGGCGCGCTGGCGGGCGGACGGGACGCTGGAGTTCATCGGCCGCGTGGACCATCAGGTGAAGGTGCGGGGCTTCCGCATCGAGCCGGGTGAGGTCGAAGCCGCGCTGCTCGCGCATCCGGCGGTGAAGGAGGCCGTCGTCGTCGCGCGTGAGGATGGGAAGGGGCCGAAGCGCCTGGTCGCCTACGGGGTGCTCGCGACGGAGGGGCCGGGTGAGAAACCAGACGCACAGGCCCTGAAGGAGTGGGTGCGTTCGCGCCTGCCGCCGTACATGGTCCCCTCGGCCTTCGTCGCGATGGACGCGCTGCCGCGCACCCGGCACGGCAAGGTGGACCGCCGAGCGTTGCCAACGCCGGACCCGGCCTCCGCGGCGGCGCCGGCCGCGCCTCATTCGGAGGTGGAAGCCACGCTGGTGTCGCTCTGGCGGGAGGTGCTGAGCGTCGAACGCGTGGGCATCCACGACGACTTCTTCGAGCTGGGGGGCGACTCCATCCTGGGACTGCAGATCGTCACCCGCGCACGCGCGCAGGGCATCGAGCTGTCCCCGAAGCAGCTCTTCCAGAACCCGACGGTGGCGCGGCTCGCCTCGGTCGCTGGAACGCGCCTTGCGGTGCAGGCCGAGCAAGGCCCCGTCGTGGGGCCGGTGGCGCTGACGCCCATCCAGCACTGGTTCTTCAACCTGGGATTGGAGGCGCCACACCACTGGAACATGTCCCTGCTGCTGGAGGCGAGAGCCTCCCTGGACGCCGCCTTGCTGGAGCGCGCATTGGCGCACCTGCTGGCGCATCATGACGCGCTCCGGCTGGGCTTCGCGGGCGGGGAGGACGGCTGGCATCAGGCCATCTGCGAGCCAGGCGCGCGCGTCACGGTGGCGCGCGTGGACCTGTCGGCCGTGCCGGAGGTGGAGCGCCCCTCGGCACTGTCGCGGCACGCGGAGGCGGCGCAACGCGCGCTGCGTCTGGAAGGGCCGCTCGTCCAGGCGGTGTTGCTGGAGTGGGGCGCGGGCCACGCCACGCGGCTGATGCTGGCGGTGCATCACCTCGTGGTGGACGCGGTGTCATGGCGCATCCTCCTGGAGGACCTGGCGACGGCGTACACGCGGCTCGCGGCGGGGGACGCCGTGGTGCTGCCTCCGAAGACGACGTCGTTCCAGGCGTGGGCCCGTGGCCTGGAGGCGCTGGCACGCTCGCAGGCGCTGACGGCGGAGCGGGCCTGGTGGCTGGAGCGGCCCTGGCGCGAGGCCCACCGGCTGCCCGTGGACTTCACGGGGGGCCTCAACACGGAGGCCACCGCGAGCACGGTGCAGGTGACGCTGGAGCCAGAGCAGACGCGCACGCTGCTGCAAGATGTCCCAAAGGCGTGGCACACGCAGCCGCAGGAGCCCCTGCTGACGGCGCTGGCGCAGGCACTGACCGCGTGGGCGGGAGGGGCCGTCGCGCTGGTGGACGTGGAGGGGCACGGACGAGAAGAGGTGCTTCCGGGCGTGGATGTCTCTCGCACGGTGGGCTGGTTCACCCGGGTGTTTCCCGCGCTGCTCGACCTGCGGGGGACGACGGGGCCGGGCGAGGCCCTTCGCGCCGTGAAGGAGGGGCTGCGCGCCGTGCCGTCACGAGGCATGGGGTGGGGGCTGCTCCGCTACGTGGCGAGGGACGCGGCGCTGGCGGCCTTGCCATTGGCGGAGGTGGGCTTCAACCACTTGGGCCAGCTCGATGGCGTCGTGGGCGAGGGGGCTCCCTTCGTGCTCGCACCCGAGGCGGCGGCCCTGCGGCAGCGAGCCCCGAGCGCGCGGCGGCCATACCTGCTCGATGTGACGGGCATGGTGCGTGACGGGCGGTTGGTGGTCCTCTGGACGTTCAGCGAGGCGGTGCACCGCCGTGAGACGGTGACGCGTGTCGCCGAGGACTTCCTCGCGCGCCTCCAGGCGCTGGTGCACGCATCGCGCGCGCCGGATGCGGGAGGGCACTCGCCCTCTGACTTTCCGCTCGCGAAGGTGAAACAGGCGCAGCTCGACAAGCTGTCCGCACGGTTTGGAAAGAAGACGCGATGA